Genomic DNA from Sphingomonas hankookensis:
GACCAGCGGATCGTGCCCGCGGGGCATGTCGGCATGATCGTCGGCAGCCGGGGCCGCGGCGTGTTGTGGGAACCGCTTGGGCGCTGGCTAAGCGACGTTCCTGCCATTAGATAGCGCGCGAACCCTCAGGGAGAAGGATTGCCCATGTCCGACGTCGTTATCGTTGCCGCCAAGCGTACGCCTGTTGGTAGTTTCCTGGGCTCCTTTGCCGCGGTGCCCGCGCACGAACTCGGGCGGCAGGCGATCGCGGCCGCGCTGGAGCAGGCGGGTGTCGCGCCGGAGGATGTGTCGGAAGTGATCCTGGGCCAGGTGCTGACCGCCGGCCACGGCCAGAACCCGGCGCGGCAGGCGTCGATGGCGGCGGGTCTTCCCAAGGAAGTCCCGGCATGGGGCATCAACCAGGTCTGCGGATCGGGCCTGCGCGCGGTTGCGCTGGCGGCACAGGCGATCCAGACCGGCGATGCGACGATCGTCGTCGCGGGCGGACAGGAAAGCATGTCGCTCGCCGCCCATGCGGTACAGCTGCGCGCCGGCACCAAGATGGGCGACGGATCGATGGTCGACACGATGATCAAGGACGGCCTGACCGACGTCTTCAACGGCTACCACATGGGCATCACCGCCGAGAACCTGGCGGCGCAATATGATCTGACGCGCGGCGAACAGGACGCATTCGCCGTCCAGTCGCAGAACCGCGCCGAGGCCGCCCGCGCCGAGGGCCGCTTCAAGGACGAGATCGCGCCGGTCACGATCAAGGGCCGCAAGGGCGACACCGTCGTGGACCAGGACGAATATATCCGCGCCGGTGCCACCGTCGACGGCGTGTCGGGCCTGCGTCCGGCGTTCAAGAAGGACGGCACGGTGACCGCCGCCAACGCATCGGGCCTGAACGACGGCGCCGCCGCGCTGGTCGTGATGTCGGCCGACGAGGCGGCCAAGCGCGGGCTCGAACCGCTGGCCACGATCAAGAGCTGGGCGACCGCCGGCGTCGACCCGTCGATCATGGGCATCGGCCCCGTCCCCGCGTCCCGCCGCGCGCTGGAAAAGGCCGGCTGGAGCGTCGAGGACCTCGACCTGGTCGAAGCCAACGAAGCCTTTGCCGCGCAGGCGCTCGCCGTCGGCAAGGACATGGGCTGGACCGCCGACAAGGTGAACGTCAACGGCGGCGCGATCGCCATCGGCCACCCGATCGGTGCATCGGGCGCGCGGGTGCTGACGACTCTGCTGTACGAAATGAAGCGCCGCGACGCGAAGAAGGGCCTGGCGACGCTGTGCATCGGCGGCGGCATGGGTATCGCGATGTGCGTCGAGCGGTAACGGCCGCTTCGTCGACCGGATAGCAGGGGGCTGTCGGCATGACCGGCAGCCCCTTTTTTTCGGAAACTGGAGTCGAACTCGACCACCTTGATCGCCCTCACCCTTCCGCGGCTGCGCCGCTCCTTCCCTCTCCCGCCGGGAAAGGGACAAGACGCCGAAGGCGGCGATAGGTGAGGGGCGCGGGTCGGCGCGGATTTCGCCGATCTTCCCAGCCGGGATCGGCCATAGAAAAAGGGCCGGCGCAATGCGCCGGCCCCCATAGTTGCGTACCCGTGCGATCAGAAGCGGGCGGTGACGCCCGCGTAGAGGCGACGGCCGATATTGTCGAAGATGCCGCTGCCCGCAGCGGTGCCCGTCGCGCCGAGCGGCGGCAGGCGATCGGTCAGGTTGTCGACCCCGATGTAGAAGTTCGACGTGTCGGTCACGTTGATGCCGAGCCGCGCGCCGATGTAGAGCACGTCCGGATAATATTGGATGTCGAAATCGTCGGCGTTCTGGGGCGGACGGCCCTGGAAGCTCCGCGTATTCTCGATCGCACCGACCGCCTGCTTGCCGAGATAGCGGAACTGCGTGTCGAAGCTGATCGACCCGAAGTTCGCGCCGATGTTCACGTTGACCTGATCCTTCGGCAGACCCAGTTCGCCGACGATCGTGTTGGCGAAGTCAGGCTGCAGCGGGTTCAGGAAGCTGTTGTTCGAGAAAACGTGCGTGTAGATGACCTGACCCGACACCCGGACGTCGCCGATCTTGCGGGTGTACGACAGGTTGGCGTCGATACCGCGGGTTTCCAGCCGGGCGAAGTTCAGCGACGATTGCAGCAGACTGCCTTCGATGATCCGGAACGCTTCTTCCCCGTTCGGACCGGTCGCGCCGGCTCCCACACGCTGGAAGAGCGTGCAGAACTGGTTGTTCTCGATCGAGGGCGTGTCGTAGCAGTT
This window encodes:
- a CDS encoding acetyl-CoA C-acetyltransferase, coding for MSDVVIVAAKRTPVGSFLGSFAAVPAHELGRQAIAAALEQAGVAPEDVSEVILGQVLTAGHGQNPARQASMAAGLPKEVPAWGINQVCGSGLRAVALAAQAIQTGDATIVVAGGQESMSLAAHAVQLRAGTKMGDGSMVDTMIKDGLTDVFNGYHMGITAENLAAQYDLTRGEQDAFAVQSQNRAEAARAEGRFKDEIAPVTIKGRKGDTVVDQDEYIRAGATVDGVSGLRPAFKKDGTVTAANASGLNDGAAALVVMSADEAAKRGLEPLATIKSWATAGVDPSIMGIGPVPASRRALEKAGWSVEDLDLVEANEAFAAQALAVGKDMGWTADKVNVNGGAIAIGHPIGASGARVLTTLLYEMKRRDAKKGLATLCIGGGMGIAMCVER